From Nonlabens sp. Ci31, the proteins below share one genomic window:
- a CDS encoding M23 family metallopeptidase → MKYTFLLISLLLFSCKNSRSDIAPSERQLIKSPIAFHFDFPIGKPDAKGYYNAQGFEKNNHLGDDWNAVTGGNSDLGDPIYSIGDGKVTFAKDIGGGWGNVIRVMHELPDGTYVESLYAHCDTLLVSKNELVKKGDQIATIGTANGAYLAHLHLEIRDDIELPIGGGYSSDTDGYLNPTEFIKNHK, encoded by the coding sequence ATGAAATATACCTTTTTACTAATAAGTCTCTTACTTTTTTCATGTAAAAATAGCCGCAGTGACATAGCTCCTTCAGAAAGGCAACTAATTAAAAGTCCTATCGCCTTTCACTTTGATTTCCCGATTGGAAAACCAGATGCAAAAGGCTATTACAATGCTCAGGGATTTGAGAAAAACAATCATTTAGGTGATGATTGGAATGCGGTGACAGGTGGCAATTCTGATCTAGGAGATCCTATTTATTCCATAGGAGACGGTAAGGTTACTTTTGCTAAAGATATAGGCGGCGGTTGGGGCAATGTAATAAGAGTGATGCATGAACTGCCCGATGGCACTTATGTAGAATCTCTATATGCGCATTGTGATACCCTGCTGGTTTCTAAAAATGAGCTCGTAAAAAAAGGCGATCAAATAGCAACTATAGGAACTGCAAACGGTGCTTACCTCGCTCATCTTCATCTAGAGATAAGAGATGATATAGAACTACCTATAGGCGGCGGTTATTCTAGTGATACGGATGGTTATTTAAATCCTACAGAGTTTATTAAAAACCACAAATAA
- the crtD gene encoding 1-hydroxycarotenoid 3,4-desaturase CrtD, producing MKTAIVIGAGIGGLATALRLHKQGFKVQVFEKNHYAGGKLHAIDQEGYRFDLGPSLFTLPRLMDDLLDLFPNSQVAFSYKAKEIACHYFWEDGTVFKASTDTSEFVKTAATTFSEDQSTIATYLRKSKKKYQLTKSLFLEKSLHKASTYLSIDTVKALINAPFLGISNTLDQENQVFKNPKLTQLFNRYATYNGSSPYQTPGIMSMIPHLELGLGTYYPHGGMHRISQSLFELGQEVGIEFRFRESVTQINHNKKKVTAVTTENGSYKADLVVSNMDIYPTYKKLIRDVKAPEKTLEQERSSSALIFYWGIDSTFPDLELHNILFSEEYKKEFEHIFEHKTLSEDPTVYINITSKESPEDAPKGHENWFVMINAPGDYGQDWGKLVTQSKERIVQKIKKCLQVDITDHIKTEYILTPQGIESNTSSYRGALYGAASNNKFAAFLRHPNFNNKIKNLYHVGGSVHPGGGIPLCLLSAQITSDLISKTSL from the coding sequence ATGAAAACAGCCATCGTTATAGGCGCTGGAATAGGTGGACTAGCCACTGCTCTAAGACTTCATAAACAAGGTTTTAAAGTTCAGGTATTTGAAAAGAATCACTATGCCGGTGGTAAACTGCATGCCATTGATCAAGAAGGCTACAGATTTGACTTGGGACCTTCTTTATTTACACTTCCCCGTCTTATGGACGACCTTTTAGATTTATTTCCTAACTCTCAAGTAGCCTTTTCTTATAAAGCTAAAGAAATCGCTTGTCACTATTTTTGGGAAGATGGCACTGTTTTTAAAGCAAGTACGGACACCTCTGAATTTGTAAAAACAGCTGCAACTACTTTTTCTGAGGATCAAAGCACCATTGCTACTTACCTCCGTAAGAGCAAGAAAAAATACCAACTTACCAAAAGTCTTTTTCTAGAAAAATCACTCCATAAAGCCTCTACCTACCTATCCATTGACACCGTAAAAGCTTTAATTAACGCCCCTTTTTTAGGAATATCAAATACCTTAGATCAAGAGAATCAAGTTTTTAAGAATCCAAAGCTAACCCAACTCTTCAATAGATACGCCACCTATAACGGTTCATCGCCCTATCAGACACCTGGAATAATGAGTATGATACCGCATCTTGAGCTTGGTTTGGGCACCTATTACCCTCATGGTGGTATGCACCGTATATCACAATCTTTATTTGAACTGGGACAGGAAGTTGGAATTGAATTTCGCTTTCGCGAAAGCGTGACCCAAATCAATCACAACAAGAAAAAAGTTACCGCTGTCACTACTGAAAATGGTTCTTACAAAGCAGATCTGGTTGTATCAAATATGGATATTTATCCGACTTATAAAAAATTAATCCGTGACGTTAAAGCTCCGGAAAAAACATTGGAACAGGAACGCTCCAGCAGTGCACTAATTTTTTATTGGGGAATTGACAGCACTTTTCCAGATTTAGAATTACACAACATTTTATTCTCTGAAGAATATAAAAAGGAATTCGAGCATATTTTTGAACACAAGACACTTTCTGAAGACCCTACGGTTTACATCAATATAACAAGCAAAGAATCTCCAGAAGATGCGCCTAAAGGTCATGAAAACTGGTTTGTGATGATCAACGCACCTGGTGACTATGGACAAGACTGGGGAAAGCTGGTTACCCAGTCCAAAGAGCGCATCGTACAGAAAATTAAAAAGTGCCTGCAGGTAGACATAACAGATCATATCAAAACAGAATATATTCTTACACCGCAGGGAATTGAATCCAATACCAGTTCTTATAGAGGCGCTCTTTACGGGGCAGCGAGCAACAATAAATTTGCCGCATTTTTAAGACATCCTAATTTCAATAATAAAATTAAAAACTTATATCATGTAGGTGGTTCCGTGCATCCTGGAGGAGGAATTCCTTTGTGTTTATTAAGCGCTCAAATCACTTCTGACCTTATTTCAAAAACATCTCTATGA
- a CDS encoding aconitate hydratase → MAFDIDMIKKVYAEMPARVDKARKLTGKSLTLSEKILYSHLWDGIPGKPFTRGKDYVDFAPDRIACQDATAQMALLQFMQAGKDKVAVPTTVHCDHLIQAKNGASMDLQSALNTSNEVFNFLESVSDKYGIGFWKPGAGIIHQVVLENYAFPGGMMIGTDSHTVNAGGLGMVAIGVGGADAVDVMAGMAWELKFPKLIGVKLTGKLSGWTAPKDVILKVAEILTVKGGTGAIVEYFGDGALNLSCTGKGTICNMGAEIGATTSTFGYDDSMDRYLRATERADIADAANEVREHLTGDAEVYAHPEQYFDQVIEINLDTLMPQINGPFTPDLATELGAMNEKATKNGWPLKVEWGLIGSCTNSSYEDLSRASSIAQQAIDKKLKTKAEFGINPGSEKVRYTTERDGILGIFEKLDAKIFTNACGPCIGQWARYSDPKNAPKNSIIHSFNRNFAKRADGNPNTHAFVASPEMVAAIAIAGRLDFNPITDKLINEDGEEVMLDEPTGWELPPKGFEVKDDGYLAPQEDGSGVVIKVDEDSERIQLLEPFTPIGTDVTQAKLLIKAFGKCTTDHISMAGPWLRYRGHLDNISNNCLIGAVNAYNKQTNFVKSQLDGEYGAVPATARAYKEAGIPTVVVGDHNYGEGSSREHAAMEPRFLGVVAVLVKSFARIHETNLKKQGMLGLTFANEADYDLIQEDDTFNFVDLASFSPDMPLTIEVTHADGSMDTIKANHTYNAAQIGWFHKGSALNKIKEENAA, encoded by the coding sequence ATGGCTTTTGATATAGATATGATTAAAAAGGTATATGCTGAGATGCCAGCTCGCGTGGATAAAGCACGTAAGCTTACTGGTAAATCGCTGACACTTTCTGAGAAAATTTTGTATTCTCACCTTTGGGATGGCATCCCTGGTAAACCGTTTACTAGAGGTAAAGATTATGTTGATTTTGCTCCAGATCGTATCGCATGTCAAGATGCTACGGCTCAAATGGCTTTGCTACAATTTATGCAAGCTGGAAAAGATAAAGTAGCTGTACCTACAACTGTGCATTGTGACCACTTGATTCAAGCTAAAAACGGAGCGTCTATGGACCTTCAAAGCGCATTGAATACTTCTAATGAGGTGTTTAACTTTTTAGAATCAGTATCTGATAAATATGGAATTGGTTTTTGGAAACCTGGAGCGGGTATTATACACCAAGTAGTTCTTGAAAACTATGCATTCCCAGGAGGAATGATGATAGGAACAGATTCTCACACCGTAAACGCCGGTGGACTAGGAATGGTTGCCATAGGTGTAGGTGGAGCAGATGCTGTTGATGTAATGGCAGGAATGGCTTGGGAATTAAAATTCCCTAAATTGATAGGTGTGAAATTAACTGGTAAATTATCTGGATGGACGGCACCTAAAGATGTGATACTTAAAGTGGCTGAAATTCTTACCGTTAAAGGAGGAACTGGAGCTATTGTTGAATACTTTGGCGATGGAGCATTGAACCTTTCCTGTACAGGAAAAGGAACTATTTGTAACATGGGAGCTGAAATAGGAGCAACGACTTCTACTTTTGGTTATGACGATTCTATGGATCGCTACCTGCGTGCTACAGAAAGAGCCGACATTGCAGATGCTGCAAATGAAGTAAGAGAACACCTTACAGGAGATGCTGAGGTGTACGCCCATCCAGAGCAGTATTTTGATCAAGTAATTGAGATCAATCTAGATACTCTAATGCCACAAATTAACGGACCTTTTACTCCAGACCTTGCGACAGAATTAGGTGCCATGAATGAAAAGGCGACTAAAAATGGTTGGCCACTTAAAGTGGAATGGGGACTTATAGGTTCTTGTACCAACTCTTCTTATGAAGATTTATCACGTGCGAGTTCTATCGCTCAGCAAGCCATTGATAAAAAGTTGAAAACTAAAGCAGAATTTGGTATCAACCCAGGTTCTGAAAAAGTGCGTTACACCACAGAGCGTGACGGTATCTTAGGCATATTTGAAAAATTAGATGCTAAAATCTTCACCAATGCTTGTGGACCGTGTATAGGTCAGTGGGCGCGTTATAGCGATCCTAAAAATGCTCCTAAAAACTCCATCATTCACTCGTTTAATAGAAACTTTGCAAAACGTGCCGATGGTAACCCTAACACTCACGCTTTTGTAGCCTCTCCAGAAATGGTAGCTGCAATAGCAATTGCAGGAAGATTGGACTTTAATCCTATCACTGATAAATTGATCAATGAAGACGGTGAAGAAGTAATGCTAGATGAGCCTACAGGATGGGAATTGCCTCCTAAAGGTTTTGAAGTAAAAGATGACGGTTACCTTGCGCCACAAGAAGATGGAAGTGGAGTGGTGATTAAGGTTGATGAAGATTCAGAACGCATTCAATTATTAGAACCATTTACACCTATAGGTACTGATGTTACTCAAGCAAAATTGTTGATCAAAGCTTTTGGTAAATGTACGACAGACCATATTTCTATGGCAGGACCTTGGTTGCGTTATAGGGGTCATTTGGATAATATTTCTAACAACTGTTTGATTGGTGCGGTTAATGCTTATAACAAGCAAACCAACTTTGTGAAAAGTCAGTTGGATGGTGAATACGGTGCCGTTCCAGCAACAGCAAGAGCTTATAAAGAAGCTGGAATTCCTACGGTTGTAGTAGGAGATCATAACTATGGTGAAGGCTCTTCCCGTGAGCATGCTGCTATGGAGCCACGTTTCTTAGGTGTTGTTGCAGTACTAGTTAAATCATTTGCACGTATCCATGAAACTAATTTGAAGAAACAAGGAATGTTAGGTCTTACTTTTGCAAACGAGGCAGATTATGACTTGATACAAGAAGATGATACCTTTAACTTTGTAGATTTAGCTTCTTTCTCTCCTGATATGCCACTTACTATCGAGGTTACCCATGCAGACGGTTCTATGGACACGATTAAGGCAAACCATACCTATAATGCTGCTCAAATTGGGTGGTTCCACAAAGGAAGTGCCTTGAATAAAATTAAAGAAGAAAACGCCGCTTAA
- a CDS encoding DUF3291 domain-containing protein, with product MSQQITTLTFFKYPSFKEKLWAFGMMQFANGPMKKIKGLQFYKLLGSGKKNFDPLPDWSVYGLLQVWDNEASAKGFFAEAQLYKRYEHRSEQQLTFYMKSIKAHGQWSKQNPFETSDSLDENNEMIAVITRATIKLHMLKKFWDYVPISQKDLVDNPSLLFTAGVGERPVTQMATFSLWNDARALKKYAYRSQNHRHAVQQTQALQWYKEEMFTRFQPFKITGEWSGFEIPPSLISNE from the coding sequence ATGTCTCAACAAATTACAACACTAACATTTTTTAAATATCCTAGTTTTAAAGAAAAGCTATGGGCTTTTGGAATGATGCAATTTGCAAATGGCCCTATGAAGAAAATCAAGGGTTTGCAATTTTATAAATTGCTGGGTTCTGGCAAAAAGAATTTTGATCCACTACCGGACTGGAGTGTTTATGGTTTGTTGCAAGTTTGGGATAATGAAGCAAGTGCAAAGGGCTTTTTTGCAGAGGCTCAGCTCTACAAACGTTATGAACATCGCAGTGAACAACAGCTTACTTTTTACATGAAAAGTATCAAAGCTCATGGGCAGTGGTCCAAGCAAAATCCCTTTGAGACTAGTGATTCCTTAGATGAGAATAATGAGATGATTGCTGTAATTACTAGGGCAACGATTAAGTTACATATGCTTAAGAAATTCTGGGATTATGTTCCTATTTCTCAAAAGGACCTCGTGGACAATCCCAGTTTATTGTTTACAGCCGGAGTAGGAGAGCGACCGGTAACTCAGATGGCTACTTTTAGCCTTTGGAATGATGCAAGAGCATTGAAAAAATATGCTTACCGAAGTCAGAATCATCGACATGCGGTACAACAAACACAGGCTTTACAGTGGTATAAAGAAGAGATGTTTACCAGATTTCAACCTTTTAAAATTACAGGTGAATGGAGTGGGTTTGAAATCCCACCATCTTTAATAAGTAACGAATAA
- a CDS encoding AAA family ATPase: MSDVAAIDHLVKKHQELKKEIAKVIIGQDNVINEILISVFSGGHALLVGVPGLAKTLMVNTISQALGLNFKRIQFTPDLMPSDILGSEILDENRTFKFLKGPVFSNIILADEINRTPPKTQAALLEAMQEKSVTVAGHHYKLDAPYFVLATQNPIEQEGTYPLPEAQLDRFMFSINLQYPSFQEEVDVVKATTGDHKPVVNALFTAQEIVGFQQLVRRIPVADNVIEYAVTLVGKTRPKSDGAPEIVKEYLDWGAGPRASQNLILAAKTHAAVNGKYSPDIEDVKAVATGILRHRIIKNYKAEAEGHTEESIIDQLL, translated from the coding sequence ATGTCAGATGTAGCTGCGATAGATCACTTGGTCAAAAAACACCAAGAGCTTAAAAAAGAAATTGCCAAAGTAATAATTGGACAGGACAATGTAATCAATGAAATATTGATTTCTGTTTTCTCTGGTGGTCACGCGCTTTTAGTAGGCGTTCCTGGGCTGGCAAAAACTTTAATGGTAAACACTATATCGCAAGCATTAGGATTAAATTTTAAACGTATTCAATTTACTCCTGATTTGATGCCTAGTGATATTCTAGGTAGTGAAATTTTAGACGAGAACAGAACTTTCAAATTCTTAAAAGGACCCGTTTTTTCCAATATCATTCTTGCAGACGAGATCAACCGTACACCACCTAAAACTCAGGCAGCGCTTTTAGAAGCTATGCAAGAGAAATCGGTAACCGTAGCTGGTCACCATTATAAATTAGATGCGCCGTACTTTGTACTAGCAACTCAAAACCCAATTGAGCAAGAAGGCACCTATCCTTTGCCAGAGGCACAGTTGGATAGATTTATGTTTTCCATCAATTTACAATACCCGTCTTTTCAAGAAGAGGTAGATGTGGTAAAAGCAACAACTGGAGATCATAAGCCAGTGGTAAATGCTTTATTTACAGCACAAGAAATAGTGGGCTTCCAGCAATTGGTAAGACGTATTCCAGTAGCAGATAATGTCATTGAATACGCCGTTACTTTAGTCGGTAAGACACGCCCTAAAAGCGATGGAGCACCTGAGATTGTAAAAGAATATTTGGATTGGGGTGCAGGACCTCGAGCTTCCCAGAATCTTATTTTAGCAGCAAAAACGCACGCAGCCGTTAACGGTAAATACAGTCCAGATATTGAGGACGTAAAAGCTGTTGCTACGGGGATTCTAAGGCACAGAATTATCAAAAATTACAAAGCAGAGGCCGAAGGGCATACGGAAGAAAGTATCATCGATCAATTGTTGTAG
- a CDS encoding carotenoid biosynthesis protein — protein sequence MRIALVFLWVLHLAALIGIAIGYEDFFLPKSPFTIMYLLFFLIFFFKIDSRNKVLLFIAFMMIGIGVEWLGVHTGSLFGDYYYGKNFGPKLDGIPVLIGVNWALLTFTTHVIAKSIFKSPIAIIASGATLMVGFDYFLEQICDFAGFWHFEGGAGWFNYLCWFIIAAALHAVSFQFKLRGNKLISYHLYGVQLFFAISLWIIISI from the coding sequence ATGAGAATAGCCCTTGTTTTTTTATGGGTTTTGCACCTAGCGGCATTAATAGGAATTGCAATAGGCTATGAAGATTTCTTTCTTCCCAAGTCGCCATTTACGATCATGTACTTGCTGTTCTTTTTGATCTTCTTTTTTAAAATTGATTCTCGTAATAAAGTACTTTTATTTATCGCATTTATGATGATAGGAATCGGCGTAGAGTGGTTAGGTGTGCATACAGGAAGCCTTTTTGGTGATTATTATTACGGTAAAAACTTTGGCCCTAAATTAGACGGCATTCCAGTGCTTATAGGAGTCAACTGGGCGCTATTAACTTTTACTACTCATGTAATTGCTAAGAGCATTTTCAAGTCTCCCATCGCTATTATTGCTTCAGGAGCTACCTTGATGGTAGGTTTTGATTATTTTCTAGAGCAAATTTGTGATTTTGCAGGTTTCTGGCATTTTGAAGGCGGCGCAGGCTGGTTCAACTATCTTTGCTGGTTCATTATTGCGGCTGCACTGCATGCCGTTTCATTTCAATTTAAACTCCGAGGTAATAAGCTTATTTCTTATCATCTATATGGCGTTCAACTATTTTTTGCAATTAGTCTATGGATCATCATTTCGATATAG
- a CDS encoding phytoene/squalene synthase family protein, with product MKSLFDKVSRECSKTVTQNYSTSFSLASRMLGPTIRQDIHNIYGFVRFADEIVDTFHDYDKRSLLDRFEKDLISAIDEKISLNPILNSFQETVNKYDITPDMYGAFMHSMRLDLDKSIYLTDEEYRNYIYGSADVVGLMSLKVFVKGNMEQYNDLKDDAMRLGSAFQKVNFLRDLKADLDTLERSYFPNTDLHDLSEEDKARLIEEIKEDFDAGLRGIQRLPIEAKLGVYTAYTYYRRLLTRLERTPSKEIRNTRIRVPNYEKIFLLSKGYVTYRLNLI from the coding sequence ATGAAAAGCTTATTTGATAAAGTTTCTAGAGAATGTAGTAAGACTGTCACTCAGAATTACAGCACCTCTTTTTCTCTTGCGAGCCGAATGCTGGGACCGACAATAAGACAGGATATTCATAATATTTATGGCTTTGTAAGGTTTGCAGATGAGATCGTGGATACCTTTCATGATTACGATAAACGAAGCTTACTCGATAGATTTGAAAAAGATCTTATAAGTGCCATAGATGAAAAGATAAGCCTCAACCCTATCTTGAACTCTTTTCAAGAAACCGTAAACAAATATGATATCACTCCAGATATGTATGGAGCGTTTATGCATAGCATGCGCTTAGATCTTGATAAGTCTATTTATTTGACAGATGAAGAGTATAGAAATTATATTTATGGCAGTGCAGATGTTGTAGGTTTGATGTCCTTAAAGGTGTTTGTAAAAGGAAATATGGAACAGTATAACGATCTTAAAGATGACGCTATGCGCTTGGGAAGTGCTTTTCAAAAAGTGAATTTCTTACGCGATCTTAAAGCAGACCTCGATACGCTGGAAAGAAGCTACTTTCCCAACACAGATCTTCACGATCTAAGTGAAGAAGATAAAGCTCGATTAATTGAAGAAATAAAAGAAGATTTTGATGCAGGTTTGCGAGGTATTCAACGACTACCTATAGAAGCTAAATTAGGAGTTTATACCGCTTACACGTATTACCGAAGATTGCTTACTCGATTAGAACGCACCCCTTCTAAAGAAATAAGAAACACAAGAATACGGGTTCCTAATTATGAGAAAATTTTCCTTCTTTCAAAAGGATACGTAACTTACAGACTCAATTTGATCTAA
- a CDS encoding sterol desaturase family protein — protein MDIVLWIVIFVVTFSVMEFNAWWMHKYVMHGFLWDLHEDHHHKKHNSWFEKNDLFFVFYAAISAGLKIAHSEFDLWWALPMSAGILAYGIAYFVVHDIFIHQRFKWLRKADNKYAKGVRRAHKMHHKHIGKADSENFGMLVVPFKYFK, from the coding sequence ATGGACATAGTGTTGTGGATAGTAATATTTGTAGTGACATTTTCGGTAATGGAATTTAATGCCTGGTGGATGCACAAATACGTCATGCATGGCTTTCTGTGGGATCTCCATGAAGACCATCATCATAAAAAACACAACAGTTGGTTTGAAAAAAATGATTTGTTTTTTGTCTTTTACGCCGCAATTAGTGCAGGACTTAAGATAGCTCATAGTGAATTTGATTTATGGTGGGCATTACCAATGAGCGCGGGTATTTTAGCCTATGGTATCGCCTACTTTGTGGTGCACGATATCTTTATACACCAACGCTTTAAGTGGTTGCGCAAAGCAGATAATAAATATGCAAAAGGAGTACGACGTGCTCACAAAATGCACCATAAACACATAGGAAAAGCAGATAGCGAAAACTTCGGTATGCTGGTGGTTCCTTTCAAGTATTTTAAATAA
- a CDS encoding lycopene cyclase family protein, with product MDHHFDIAIIGMGCAGSHVVQELLRRKTDLRIVVIDDFNSNSLEKTWSYWEQGEGRWDHLISHSWDKGSFIMPDDFIHLDLDGYVYKTIESRDFIAFAKAELQQHPNFHLVKEKVHKVSGYEVQKIECDHTTITANLVLDSRIDKAFFTDTQAITLQQHFKGWVIKTEQPIFDPEEFVMMDYRLRDPGTTSFTYVLPYSKTEALVEFTYFSKDVVSDETYDRFLKEYISDFLKIENYSIEKTEQGIIPMSTYKFEQHHRKNIFKIGTAGGWVKPSTGYSFKMSEKKTTQLVDNILTDRDLNHGMISKKFRFYDEIMLDVLHGDNDRGARVFHTLYKKNKIQTIFSFLDEETSFGQELSIMLPMTSKPFLSAFFKRLF from the coding sequence ATGGATCATCATTTCGATATAGCGATTATAGGTATGGGCTGCGCTGGCAGTCATGTGGTGCAGGAATTATTGCGTCGTAAAACCGATCTTAGAATTGTCGTCATTGATGATTTTAATTCAAATTCTCTGGAAAAAACCTGGTCTTATTGGGAGCAAGGAGAAGGTCGCTGGGATCATTTAATCTCTCACAGCTGGGATAAAGGCAGCTTTATTATGCCTGATGATTTTATACATCTGGATCTTGATGGATATGTTTATAAGACTATCGAGAGCCGTGATTTTATCGCTTTCGCGAAAGCAGAATTACAACAACACCCTAACTTTCATCTGGTAAAAGAGAAAGTACATAAGGTGTCGGGATATGAGGTGCAAAAAATAGAATGCGATCACACGACAATTACGGCAAACCTAGTATTGGACAGTCGTATCGACAAAGCATTTTTTACAGACACACAGGCGATCACCTTGCAACAACATTTTAAAGGCTGGGTGATAAAAACAGAACAACCCATTTTTGATCCAGAAGAATTTGTGATGATGGATTACCGTTTAAGAGATCCTGGAACCACGAGTTTTACTTATGTTTTACCCTATTCAAAAACAGAAGCCTTGGTAGAGTTTACCTACTTCTCTAAAGATGTGGTGAGCGATGAAACCTATGACAGGTTTCTAAAAGAATACATCAGCGATTTTTTAAAAATCGAGAATTACAGTATAGAGAAAACCGAGCAAGGTATCATCCCTATGAGCACCTATAAGTTTGAACAACACCACCGTAAAAATATTTTTAAAATAGGAACCGCAGGAGGCTGGGTAAAACCTTCTACTGGTTATAGTTTTAAAATGAGTGAGAAAAAAACGACACAATTAGTCGATAATATCTTAACAGATCGAGATTTAAATCACGGAATGATATCTAAGAAATTTCGCTTTTATGATGAGATCATGTTAGATGTATTGCATGGTGATAATGACCGTGGCGCTCGAGTGTTTCACACCCTGTATAAGAAGAATAAAATACAAACAATATTTAGTTTTCTGGATGAAGAAACAAGTTTTGGACAAGAATTGAGCATCATGCTGCCTATGACGTCAAAACCATTTTTGAGTGCGTTTTTTAAAAGACTGTTCTAG
- a CDS encoding ion channel produces the protein MEEKKFNDFGLGEKSESNGYRAVNKDGSFNILKTNIPFFEKLNFFHNLVTMSWLNFFGYILLGYFVINFSFAAIYMSIGVDHLTGTSGTTGIDQFSEAFFFSAQTITTLGYGRVAPLGLATNIVAAIESMLGLLSFALATGLLYGRFSKSPTKIKYSDIGVIAPYQNINGFMIRVVNPQNNELLEVNADLSVSFRKEGSQHREFHNLKLERNMVFFFPSVWTIVHPIDEKSPLYKMTEKEFEKRKVEFIVMLKAFDASSSQTLYSRSSYKADEIIWGAKFTYLGQHKNGKLHIDVSGLNSYDQSGLQ, from the coding sequence TTGGAAGAAAAAAAATTCAATGATTTTGGGCTAGGTGAGAAGTCAGAATCGAATGGGTACAGAGCCGTAAATAAGGACGGTTCCTTCAATATACTTAAAACCAACATTCCCTTTTTTGAAAAACTTAATTTCTTTCATAATCTGGTAACCATGTCATGGCTTAATTTCTTTGGATATATATTGCTGGGCTATTTTGTAATTAACTTTTCATTTGCTGCTATTTACATGAGTATAGGAGTTGATCACCTGACAGGAACCTCTGGTACAACAGGTATAGATCAATTTTCAGAAGCTTTTTTCTTTAGTGCCCAGACCATTACCACTTTAGGTTACGGTCGCGTTGCACCATTGGGACTTGCTACAAACATTGTGGCAGCCATAGAGTCTATGTTAGGCTTATTGTCCTTTGCACTCGCTACTGGTTTGCTTTACGGTAGGTTTTCAAAATCACCCACCAAAATAAAATACAGTGATATAGGAGTTATTGCTCCCTATCAAAATATTAATGGTTTTATGATACGGGTGGTGAATCCACAGAATAACGAATTGCTAGAGGTAAATGCAGATTTAAGCGTCTCCTTTAGAAAGGAAGGATCTCAGCATAGAGAGTTCCACAATTTAAAACTGGAAAGGAATATGGTCTTTTTCTTTCCATCAGTCTGGACGATTGTGCATCCTATCGATGAGAAGAGTCCGCTTTATAAAATGACAGAAAAGGAATTTGAAAAAAGAAAGGTGGAGTTTATAGTGATGCTCAAAGCATTTGATGCATCTTCTTCTCAAACCTTGTATTCCAGATCTTCTTATAAGGCAGATGAAATAATTTGGGGTGCAAAATTCACTTACCTAGGACAACATAAGAATGGGAAATTACATATAGACGTCAGTGGCTTGAATTCCTATGACCAAAGTGGTTTACAGTAA